The Primulina huaijiensis isolate GDHJ02 chromosome 12, ASM1229523v2, whole genome shotgun sequence genome has a window encoding:
- the LOC140990214 gene encoding AT-hook motif nuclear-localized protein 8-like, whose translation MDSQDSSAPPPHHLHHHPQPQPPAVFLGQHPPNNSYPLHNTNSSATVSHQQQNPRFPFNSMAAAPAPKPLDHNYSDGSPSAGGGGGGFNIEPAKKKRGRPRKYSPDNSIGLGLSPAPANQISSTVGHVDSSGGGGNQSSETAAKRNRGRPPGSVKKQLDALGSPGVGFTPHVIMVAVGEDIASKIMAFSQQGPRTVCILSANGSISNVTLRQPAMSGGTVTYEGRFEIISLSGSFLLSDTSGNRNRTGGLSVSLAGSDGRVLGGGVAGMLKAASSVQVVVGSFIADGKKSKSPLSSPQQAHMLNFGTPAAGVSPASPGASSESAEENDDSPLNRGSGPYGTTGQQPMQNMSMYSSMGWPNSIKMHPN comes from the exons ATGGATTCACAAGATTCTTCTGCGCCGCCGCctcaccacctccaccaccatcCGCAACCACAACCACCTGCCGTTTTCTTGGGCCAACACCCGCCCAACAACTCGTACCCACTTCACAATACCAACAGTTCTGCTACCGTGAGCCACCAACAGCAAAACCCTCGATTTCCCTTCAATTCTATGGCTGCTGCGCCCGCGCCGAAGCCACTTGATCACAATTACTCTGACGGGTCTCCTTCTGCTGGAGGTGGCGGCGGCGGGTTCAACATTGAGCCAGCTAAAAAGAAAAGGGGACGGCCTAGGAAGTATTCACCTGATAACAGCATTGGATTGGGTCTGTCCCCGGCACCTGCTAACCAAATTTCCTCAACCGTGGGCCACGTGGATTCTAGCGGTGGCGGGGGAAATCAGTCCTCGGAGACAGCGGCCAAGCGAAACCGCGGACGGCCTCCGGGTTCGGTGAAAAAACAATTGGATGCTCTAG GATCACCTGGAGTTGGTTTTACGCCTCATGTGATTATGGTAGCAGTGGGCGAG GATATAGCTTCAAAAATCATGGCATTCTCTCAGCAGGGACCACGTACAGTTTGCATTCTATCTGCTAATGGCTCCATCAGCAATGTGACGCTTCGCCAACCAGCAATGTCTGGCGGCACTGTAACATATGAG GGTCGATTTGAGATAATATCGTTGTCTGGTTCTTTCCTGCTGTCAGATACTTCTGGTAATCGCAATCGAACTGGTGGTCTGAGTGTGTCACTGGCTGGTTCAGATGGCAGGGTATTGGGTGGTGGAGTAGCGGGAATGCTCAAAGCTGCTTCATCAGTACAG GTTGTGGTAGGCAGTTTCATTGCAGATGGAAAGAAATCCAAGTCTCCATTGTCTTCTCCACAACAAGCACATATGCTAAATTTTGGCACGCCAGCAGCAGGGGTTAGCCCTGCTTCCCCTGGTGCTTCGAGTGAGTCTGCTGAAGAAAATGATGACAGTCCTCTAAATCGTGGCTCGGGACCTTACGGCACTACTGGTCAACAACCAATGCAGAACATGTCGATGTATTCTTCAATGGGTTGGCCAAACTCCATCAAAATGCACCCTAATTAA